Sequence from the Agrococcus sp. SL85 genome:
CCTCATCGAGCGCCAGGTGGCGCCGCGCTTCTACGAGCGCGACCACCGCGGCCTGCCGACGGCGTGGATCGCCTCGATCCGCCACACGCTCGGCACGCTGAGCCCCGCGCTCTCGGCCGAGCGCATGCTCGCCGAGTACGTCACGCGGCTCTACGCGCCCGCGGCCGCCGCCGTCGCGGTCGCCTCGGCCGACGGCGCCGCGGCCGCGAAGGGCTTCGCGGCGTGGGCGAGCCGCGTGCGCGACGGCTTCGGCGCCGTCGAGGTGCACCACGTCGAGGTCGAGGGCGTCGATCGCTCGCCTGTCGTGGGCGACGACGTGCGCGTGCGCGCCTTCGTGGGCCTCGGCGCGCTGCGCCCGGAGGACGTGACCGTCGAGGTGGTCGCCGGCGCCATCACCGAGGAGGGCGAGCTGCGCGGGGCGCGCCACCACGAGCTGCTCCCGGCGGGTGCCGAGGAGGGCACGCACGCCTTCGAGGCGACGATCGCGATGGACCGCGCCGGCACCTTCGGCTACACGGTGCGCGTCGTGCCGCGGCACGCGATGCTCGCGTCGCCCGCCGAGCTCGGCCTCGTCGCGCACGCGCGGGCCTGAGCGGACCGCCGCGCCGTCGGGGGCTCGTCTAGCGCGGGCCGTCGACGGGCGGCGAGGCGGGGGAGCGCACGACGCTCAGCGTCGCCGCGGGCGGCCCGGCGGCCGGCAGGCCGTGCACCGCGTACACCTGCATGCTCATGCCCGCCATCGGCACCTGGGCGCCCGGTGCGACGCGCGCGTGCGCGGGCCGGTCGTCGGCGGAGTCCCAGAGCAGCTCGAGCTCCGTCGCGCCGTCGGGCGCGGGCGTCGTGACGAGGGTGTCGTGGGGCGAGCCGTGGAAGACGACGAGCACGCGCGAGTAGGCCTCCTCGATCGGCGTCGACTCCGCGAGCATCTGGAGCGTGCGGTCGAGCGAGTGGTCCCAGTCGTCGATCGTCATGTGCGCGCCCTGCGCGTTGTACCAGTCGAGGCGATTGGAGCCCGCGACGCGCTCGCCCGTGCGGCCGTGCTCGAGCGGACGGAGGGCCGGATGGTCACGGCGCAGCTGCAGCAGCCGCCGCGTCTGCAGGAGGAACGCCTCCTGCCACTCCTTGCGCTGCCAGGGCATCCACGTGAGCGCCGAGTCCTGGCAGTAGGCGTTGTTGTTGCCGCGCTGGGTGCGCCCGAACTCGTCGCCCATCGTGAGCATCGGCACGCCGGCCGAGACGAGCAGGGTGCCGAGCAGGTTGCGCATCGAGCGCCGACGGTCGAGCTGGATCTCGGTGTCGTCGGTGCGGCCCTCGACGCCGTGGTTCCACGAGCGGTTGTCGCTCGCGCCGTCGCGGTTGTCCTCGCCGTTCGCCTCGTTGTGCTTGTGGTCGTAGCGCACGAGGTCGGTGAGCGTGAAGCCGTCGTGCGCCGTGATGAGGTTGACGCTCGCGAGCGGGCCGCGCTCGGCCGCGAAGAGGCCCTCGGAGCCCGACACGGCGTGCGCGAGCGGGCCGACGCCCGTCGAGGCCGGCTGCCCGTGGCGCAGCGACCTGCGATCGCTCAGCCAGAACTGCCGCACCGTGTCGCGGTAGCGGTCGTTCCACTCGCTGAACCCCGAGGGGAAGCGGCCCGTCTGCCAGCCGTCGGCGCCGACGTCCCACGGCTCCGCGATCATCACGGCGCCCGCGAGCTCGGGATCCGCGAGGATGCGCCGCAGCAGCGGGTGCTCGGGGTCGTACATGCCGTCCGCGCCGCGGCCGAGCACGGGCGCGAGGTCGAAGCGGAAGCCGTCGACCTGCATCTCTCGGTACCAGTAGCGCAGCGAGTCGATGACGAGGTCCTGCGCGGCGGGCAGGGAGTAGTCGACGGTGTTGCCGCACCCGGTGCTGTCGAGCATCCGGCCCTCGTCGTCCTGCCGGTAGTACGACGAGCCGTCGATGAGCCGCAGGCTCGAGGGCGGACCGCCGCGGCCCTCCTCGGCGGTGTGGTTGTAGACGACGTCGAGCAGCACCTGGATGCCGGCCTCGTGCAGCAGGCGCACCATGCCCTTGCACTCGCGGAGCACGCCGCCCGTGCCGTCGAACTGGGCGCGCCGCGAGGCGTAGGCGCTGTGCGGCGCGAAGAAGCTGAGGGTGTTGTAGCCCCAGTAGTTGACGCGGCCCTGCGCGATGAGGCGCTGCTCCGAGACGAACAGGTGGATCGGCAGCAGCTGCACCGCCGTGACCCCGAGCTCCTGCAGGTAGCGGATGGTCGAGGGATGCGCGAGGCCCGCGTAGGTGCCGCGGAGCTCCGCGGGCATGTGGGGGCTCAGCTTGGTCAGCCCCTTGACGTGCGCCTCGTAGACCACCTGGCGGTCGAGCGGGACGACGGGCCGCCCCACGCCGCCCCAGTCGAAGGCGTGGTCGACGATGGTGGCGCGGTGCTGGCCGTGCGGGGTGCGGACGACGCCGTGGGCGTGCGGCGGCAGCGCGTGGCGGCTCCAGTCGAAGTCGTGGCGCGGGCCGCTCGGCCCGTCGACGCCGACGGCGTAGGGGGTGCCGACCTGCAGCAGCGCCGAGTCGATCGTGAAGACCTCGCCCTCGCGGGCCATGAGCTCCGCGTGCAGCAGCCAGTCGGGGTC
This genomic interval carries:
- the glgX gene encoding glycogen debranching protein GlgX, with product MGTPERKQAPAPGLEPTERGHRLTVWSRHAERMELRVFDRDDPDWLLHAELMAREGEVFTIDSALLQVGTPYAVGVDGPSGPRHDFDWSRHALPPHAHGVVRTPHGQHRATIVDHAFDWGGVGRPVVPLDRQVVYEAHVKGLTKLSPHMPAELRGTYAGLAHPSTIRYLQELGVTAVQLLPIHLFVSEQRLIAQGRVNYWGYNTLSFFAPHSAYASRRAQFDGTGGVLRECKGMVRLLHEAGIQVLLDVVYNHTAEEGRGGPPSSLRLIDGSSYYRQDDEGRMLDSTGCGNTVDYSLPAAQDLVIDSLRYWYREMQVDGFRFDLAPVLGRGADGMYDPEHPLLRRILADPELAGAVMIAEPWDVGADGWQTGRFPSGFSEWNDRYRDTVRQFWLSDRRSLRHGQPASTGVGPLAHAVSGSEGLFAAERGPLASVNLITAHDGFTLTDLVRYDHKHNEANGEDNRDGASDNRSWNHGVEGRTDDTEIQLDRRRSMRNLLGTLLVSAGVPMLTMGDEFGRTQRGNNNAYCQDSALTWMPWQRKEWQEAFLLQTRRLLQLRRDHPALRPLEHGRTGERVAGSNRLDWYNAQGAHMTIDDWDHSLDRTLQMLAESTPIEEAYSRVLVVFHGSPHDTLVTTPAPDGATELELLWDSADDRPAHARVAPGAQVPMAGMSMQVYAVHGLPAAGPPAATLSVVRSPASPPVDGPR